One segment of Thioflexithrix psekupsensis DNA contains the following:
- a CDS encoding ATP-binding protein has product MNFITAGNAVGCTINSHRRGWDGSICRNAETWNCSAKQQFRTDYCQQGDPRCYHIHVYEEGTPYCLIDDLGIGWLLERYPEALNNQIMLFWGKRFQEPRGISEINTRSKDYVFGAYRVQHVECIRINDFKTVWKIIPYSDGWVRFQQPHALTVYYRTIQEGPYLKEINRVAVENLFKTAEQAIGPSSTWFEPEDEGRFAHFHQRLADWFEQARIDVQRVKQKMLSAQTPPSELPPVIQEIQRGPFEQLKNLDVKKIPPENIPTVDLKRLPPYGLLEKETSQDKIRSVYGREVLEALITVSISRNMLILTGNPGVGKSTLANELIDDPERKLIVTVGSTWRGREDLLGYVNPISNEFEPTEFTRFLARAEAAWRKNDRRTYLIIFEEFNLSQPEYWFADILVRSQYPDDQEKLRTLELGGKSIRGVSNSQGSRIFLTPALRFVATINNDHTTLSLSPRVLDRAAIVELTLEARSTLERAALTLEEKQIMAIEELEELLKYKDATFSLRAADSLKRCIEYREQLNLSSIWDALDVVLLQQVLTKVRLLVGDPSNDGLLQGLEEWRESYGKYLRKCANLISSWGEALKDGRDVIQA; this is encoded by the coding sequence ATGAACTTTATTACGGCTGGAAATGCTGTGGGTTGTACGATTAATTCACATCGGCGAGGTTGGGATGGCAGCATTTGTCGCAATGCCGAAACATGGAATTGTTCAGCAAAACAACAATTTCGTACTGATTATTGCCAACAGGGAGACCCACGTTGTTATCACATTCATGTGTATGAAGAAGGAACGCCATATTGTTTAATTGATGACTTAGGAATTGGTTGGTTATTAGAACGTTATCCCGAAGCCTTAAATAATCAGATTATGTTATTTTGGGGTAAACGGTTTCAAGAACCGCGTGGCATCAGTGAAATTAATACCCGTAGCAAAGATTATGTGTTTGGGGCGTATCGAGTACAACATGTGGAGTGTATTCGCATTAATGATTTTAAAACGGTATGGAAAATTATCCCTTACAGCGATGGTTGGGTGCGTTTTCAACAACCCCACGCATTAACGGTTTATTACCGCACCATTCAAGAAGGCCCTTATCTCAAAGAAATTAACCGCGTCGCGGTAGAAAATTTATTTAAAACCGCAGAACAAGCCATCGGCCCCAGTTCAACATGGTTTGAACCCGAAGATGAAGGGCGTTTTGCCCATTTTCATCAACGGTTAGCCGATTGGTTTGAACAAGCGCGCATTGATGTACAGCGCGTCAAACAAAAAATGCTGTCTGCGCAAACGCCTCCCTCCGAACTCCCCCCCGTCATTCAAGAAATCCAACGCGGGCCTTTTGAGCAGTTAAAAAACCTAGATGTAAAAAAAATCCCGCCCGAAAATATCCCCACCGTCGATCTAAAACGTTTACCTCCCTACGGCTTGTTAGAAAAAGAAACCAGTCAAGATAAAATCCGCTCTGTGTATGGCCGCGAAGTGTTAGAAGCCCTGATCACCGTGTCGATCAGTCGTAATATGTTGATTTTAACGGGCAATCCCGGTGTAGGAAAAAGTACGCTGGCCAACGAATTGATCGACGATCCAGAACGTAAATTGATCGTCACCGTCGGATCAACGTGGCGCGGACGAGAAGATTTATTGGGTTATGTGAATCCCATCAGTAACGAATTTGAACCCACTGAATTTACTCGTTTTTTAGCTCGCGCAGAAGCCGCTTGGCGTAAAAATGATCGGCGTACTTATTTAATTATTTTTGAAGAATTTAATTTAAGTCAACCTGAATATTGGTTTGCCGATATTTTAGTGCGTTCGCAATATCCTGATGATCAAGAAAAATTAAGAACTTTAGAATTGGGTGGTAAAAGTATTCGCGGCGTAAGTAATAGTCAAGGCAGTCGAATTTTCTTAACGCCCGCGTTACGTTTTGTCGCCACGATTAATAACGATCACACCACTTTATCCTTATCTCCCCGCGTGTTAGACCGAGCGGCCATTGTGGAATTAACTTTAGAAGCCCGATCCACTTTAGAACGCGCCGCACTCACTTTAGAAGAAAAGCAAATCATGGCCATTGAGGAATTAGAAGAATTACTCAAGTACAAAGATGCGACTTTTTCTTTACGCGCTGCCGATTCGTTGAAACGCTGCATTGAATATCGAGAACAATTGAATTTAAGCAGTATTTGGGATGCGTTAGATGTGGTGTTATTACAGCAAGTATTAACGAAAGTGCGTTTATTGGTGGGCGATCCGTCTAACGATGGTTTATTGCAAGGTTTAGAAGAATGGCGCGAAAGTTACGGTAAATATCTGCGTAAATGTGCCAATTTAATCAGCAGTTGGGGTGAAGCCTTAAAAGATGGACGGGATGTGATTCAAGCATGA
- a CDS encoding paraquat-inducible protein A — protein MPHHQDHLTSCPCCGLIQQVPELIYKRQRIRCCRCGTVLKIKTLPEKQYWVASLSAAALLFYLPAILLPIMSVEQLGHRHENSLWTGVLSLLENGNWFIAIVIFIFSMVLPLLKLSTLFMLSLNSFMMQHHHKASMYHIVELLGRWGMLDVMLVAILVAFIKMGDLVTIHIGVGLIAFSMMVLLSLIASMLFNPQQMWQSKLN, from the coding sequence ATGCCTCATCATCAAGATCATTTAACCAGTTGTCCTTGTTGTGGTTTAATTCAACAAGTGCCTGAATTGATTTATAAACGGCAGCGAATTCGCTGTTGTCGCTGTGGAACGGTGTTAAAAATAAAAACCTTACCAGAAAAACAATATTGGGTTGCCAGTTTAAGCGCGGCGGCTTTATTGTTTTATTTGCCTGCTATTTTATTGCCGATTATGAGTGTGGAGCAATTGGGACATCGCCATGAGAATAGTTTATGGACGGGAGTATTAAGTTTATTAGAAAATGGCAATTGGTTTATTGCCATTGTGATTTTTATTTTTTCTATGGTGTTGCCTTTGCTTAAATTAAGCACTTTATTTATGCTTTCTTTAAACAGTTTTATGATGCAACATCATCATAAAGCCTCAATGTATCATATTGTAGAATTATTAGGGCGTTGGGGTATGTTGGATGTAATGTTGGTGGCGATATTGGTGGCATTTATTAAAATGGGTGATTTGGTGACGATTCATATTGGTGTGGGTTTAATTGCATTTAGTATGATGGTATTATTGAGTTTAATCGCCAGCATGTTATTTAATCCACAACAAATGTGGCAATCTAAGTTAAATTGA
- a CDS encoding AAA family ATPase yields MKKRVLYSVANYAEIVCNQGYFVDKTEYIAKLETIKNPIFLRPRRFGKSLFCSILRYYYDIGEKARFASLFGHTWIGQNPTGNQNQFMILSLNFSVIELGATIAQIEQNFRHYCNGELNFIRKRYQLNNMPEIDIDKSVAENLTNLLRYIREQDAPPIYLIIDEYDNFANQLIISNHDQLYRQLTADNGFFKTFFKTLKQGRESGAIYNIFITGVLPIAIDDMASGFNVASFITLHPKFENMLGFTQNETNALLDEIYRDYDINPDTREAVTAVMKNQYNGYHFVSPNGEALYNSTLVMYFLTWFQDYYTIPEYLTDLNLKTDLSWVRRLTASNPQLTKEFVDRLVVHNTIHYDKTFLTEKFDSYQFFDASFFPISFFYLGMLTRKDDYYLQLPNLNMRTIFIEYFNQLHHIDVSTRHTEYMQAFSNEPQLEPLFAGYWREYVSQLPEAVFQKMNENFYRTTFYELCRRYLSRWFIWHVERSYPTGRSDLEFVGKFNECYAGLRWVIEFKYYSNTEFAKFKTTIENFKLQAEDTQQIAGYVEGLKSEYPEANISQFVIYCFGNQGFRVFQVES; encoded by the coding sequence ATGAAAAAAAGAGTTTTATATAGCGTCGCTAACTATGCAGAAATAGTCTGCAATCAGGGTTATTTTGTCGATAAAACGGAATATATTGCTAAATTAGAAACCATTAAAAATCCCATATTTTTACGTCCACGCCGTTTTGGAAAATCCTTATTTTGCTCTATTTTGCGTTATTATTATGATATAGGCGAAAAAGCGCGTTTTGCTTCGTTATTTGGACACACTTGGATTGGACAAAATCCCACAGGCAATCAAAATCAATTTATGATTTTATCATTAAATTTTTCCGTGATTGAATTAGGAGCAACTATTGCGCAAATAGAGCAGAATTTTAGACATTATTGTAATGGAGAATTAAATTTTATACGCAAACGTTATCAACTCAATAATATGCCTGAAATAGATATTGACAAATCAGTGGCAGAAAATTTAACCAATTTATTGCGCTATATACGTGAACAAGATGCGCCACCGATTTATCTCATTATCGACGAATATGATAATTTTGCCAATCAATTAATTATTTCTAATCACGATCAACTTTATCGCCAATTGACTGCTGACAATGGATTTTTCAAAACCTTTTTTAAAACCTTAAAACAAGGACGAGAAAGCGGTGCTATTTATAATATTTTTATTACGGGAGTATTGCCTATTGCAATTGACGACATGGCTTCTGGTTTTAATGTCGCCAGCTTTATTACTTTACACCCTAAATTTGAAAATATGCTTGGATTTACTCAAAATGAAACCAATGCGTTATTAGATGAAATTTACCGCGATTATGATATTAATCCAGACACTCGTGAAGCAGTAACTGCGGTCATGAAAAATCAATATAACGGCTATCATTTTGTTAGTCCTAATGGCGAAGCCTTATATAATTCTACTTTAGTCATGTACTTTTTAACATGGTTTCAAGATTATTATACTATTCCTGAATATCTCACTGATTTAAATTTAAAAACAGATTTATCATGGGTGCGTCGTTTAACGGCTTCTAATCCACAATTAACTAAAGAATTTGTGGATCGTTTAGTGGTTCATAACACGATTCATTATGATAAAACTTTTTTAACAGAAAAATTTGATAGTTATCAATTTTTTGATGCCAGTTTTTTTCCTATTTCATTTTTTTATTTAGGCATGTTGACACGCAAAGATGATTATTATTTGCAATTGCCTAATTTAAATATGCGGACAATTTTTATTGAATATTTTAATCAATTGCACCATATTGATGTGTCAACACGCCACACTGAATATATGCAGGCTTTTTCTAATGAGCCGCAATTAGAACCGTTATTTGCGGGCTATTGGCGTGAATATGTGTCTCAATTGCCTGAAGCGGTGTTTCAGAAAATGAATGAAAACTTTTACCGCACCACTTTTTACGAATTATGTCGTCGTTATTTATCGCGTTGGTTTATTTGGCATGTGGAGCGTTCTTATCCCACGGGGCGCAGTGATTTAGAATTTGTAGGAAAATTTAATGAATGTTATGCAGGATTGCGTTGGGTGATTGAGTTTAAATATTATTCCAATACCGAATTTGCTAAATTTAAAACGACTATTGAAAACTTTAAATTGCAAGCAGAAGACACCCAACAAATTGCAGGTTATGTGGAGGGATTAAAAAGCGAATATCCTGAAGCAAATATTAGCCAATTTGTGATTTATTGTTTTGGTAATCAGGGATTTCGTGTGTTTCAAGTGGAATCGTGA
- a CDS encoding AbrB/MazE/SpoVT family DNA-binding domain-containing protein, whose product MLATISKWGNSAAIRLPKSILDTSSLHIGDTVDLVQKGKTLVIQPCKPNLNDLLSQITEENKHQDMLSKPAGNELL is encoded by the coding sequence ATGTTAGCCACAATCTCAAAATGGGGCAACAGTGCCGCAATTCGTTTACCTAAGAGTATCTTAGACACTTCGTCTTTACATATAGGCGATACGGTTGATTTGGTGCAAAAGGGTAAAACTTTAGTCATTCAACCATGTAAACCTAATCTGAACGATCTCCTTTCCCAAATTACTGAAGAAAACAAACATCAGGATATGCTATCAAAACCCGCGGGAAATGAACTCTTATGA
- the mazF gene encoding endoribonuclease MazF, producing the protein MSEIPDVGDVVIVDFDPQAGHEQAGKRPALVISPYCFNDKTGFAWLCPITNQAKGYPFEVPLSGTNKTTGVVLTDQMKSLDRQARNLHKVDKVDNSCISRVKDLISTILNI; encoded by the coding sequence ATGAGTGAAATTCCAGATGTTGGTGATGTCGTAATCGTTGATTTTGATCCACAAGCGGGACACGAGCAGGCTGGTAAACGGCCTGCTTTGGTCATCAGTCCGTATTGCTTTAACGATAAAACGGGGTTCGCATGGTTATGTCCAATAACTAACCAAGCAAAAGGTTATCCTTTTGAAGTTCCCCTTTCAGGTACAAACAAGACTACGGGTGTAGTTTTGACAGACCAAATGAAGTCTTTAGATAGACAAGCAAGAAATCTTCACAAGGTAGATAAAGTCGATAATTCCTGCATTAGCAGGGTAAAAGATTTAATTTCTACAATTCTTAATATCTAA
- a CDS encoding MlaD family protein has protein sequence MADLENPTFPQAVTEIVQPKIQRRGVLALLLFLLLAMTVLGLLAYHYWHRPTVSLTLYFQQGHGLKIGDALRYRGIDIGVVHSVQLTEQLDRIEINVKLAKNAMDVATEKSQFWIVRPQVDMTTVGGLETMLGANYINVLPGRINHAEDPYQFKFTGLESTPALAILETGGLSIDLITTARGNLKVNAPVLYRDVKIGTILAVDLTPNGRAVRAQVYIQPDYVGLIRQQTRFWKTSGLEMGVGWSGFSMNIGSFQSLLLGGITLAIPPNPGTLAHYGQQFTLHDKPENEWLEWETYAPLNSEAENYPKPLLAVLTWQRRNLLRFTVDERRTAWVLPSAENQLLVPSSIVTPPSDALPNTAQLTIAGQVVDIKSDSVTAQGSGDLSILSFPHGFDSWTSRRHATVPENTLIIANPDHSPIYIASHQYENNPAESAEIWLISKETPMREEWHGAAVIAEKDQALLGILLVESGQGKVVLWGD, from the coding sequence ATGGCAGATTTAGAAAACCCGACTTTTCCACAAGCCGTGACAGAAATTGTTCAGCCTAAAATACAACGACGGGGAGTATTGGCGTTATTATTGTTTTTATTATTAGCTATGACGGTGTTGGGATTATTGGCTTATCATTATTGGCATCGGCCGACGGTGTCTTTAACACTTTATTTTCAACAAGGACATGGTTTAAAAATCGGCGATGCGTTGCGTTATCGTGGAATTGATATTGGTGTGGTGCATTCGGTGCAATTGACAGAACAATTAGATCGTATTGAAATCAATGTTAAATTAGCGAAAAATGCTATGGATGTGGCCACAGAAAAAAGTCAATTTTGGATTGTTCGCCCGCAAGTGGATATGACCACGGTGGGCGGTTTGGAAACCATGTTAGGTGCCAATTATATCAATGTGTTGCCCGGTAGAATCAACCATGCCGAAGACCCATATCAATTTAAATTTACGGGATTAGAATCCACTCCTGCTTTAGCGATTTTAGAAACAGGCGGATTAAGTATTGATTTAATCACAACGGCACGCGGCAATTTAAAAGTGAATGCGCCTGTGTTGTATCGAGATGTGAAAATAGGGACGATTTTAGCGGTAGATTTAACCCCGAATGGGCGAGCGGTTCGCGCTCAAGTTTATATTCAACCCGATTATGTGGGTTTAATTCGGCAGCAGACTCGTTTTTGGAAAACCAGTGGCTTAGAAATGGGGGTAGGTTGGTCTGGTTTTTCTATGAATATTGGTTCATTCCAATCTTTATTGTTGGGTGGAATTACTTTAGCCATTCCTCCTAATCCAGGGACATTGGCACATTATGGCCAGCAATTTACTTTACACGATAAACCTGAGAATGAATGGTTAGAATGGGAAACTTATGCGCCACTGAATTCAGAAGCTGAAAATTATCCTAAACCTTTATTAGCGGTTTTAACGTGGCAACGGCGTAATTTATTGCGTTTTACAGTAGATGAACGGCGCACGGCGTGGGTTTTACCTTCCGCGGAAAATCAGTTATTAGTGCCAAGTTCCATCGTCACGCCGCCGTCTGATGCTTTGCCTAACACGGCACAATTAACGATTGCGGGGCAAGTTGTTGACATAAAAAGTGATTCTGTGACAGCGCAAGGATCGGGGGATTTATCGATTTTGTCTTTTCCACATGGGTTTGATTCGTGGACATCGCGCCGTCATGCCACCGTGCCAGAAAACACCTTGATCATTGCCAATCCTGACCATTCGCCGATTTATATTGCCAGCCACCAGTATGAAAATAATCCCGCCGAATCCGCAGAAATATGGCTTATTTCTAAAGAAACACCCATGCGCGAAGAATGGCATGGTGCGGCGGTCATTGCGGAAAAAGATCAAGCGTTATTGGGCATTTTATTGGTGGAGTCGGGGCAGGGAAAAGTGGTGTTGTGGGGGGATTAA
- the secA gene encoding preprotein translocase subunit SecA → MITKLFTKLFGSRNDRQVKRLFKIVEQINQLEPSLQQLSDHDLQEKTVEFRTRLSQGLPLDDLLPEAFAVVREASKRVLNMRHFDVQLIGGMVLHEGKIAEMRTGEGKTLVATLPAYLNALTGKGVHVITVNDYLARRDAEWMGRVYQFLGLTTGVVVPGMEPEQKRQAYCADITYGTNNEFGFDYLRDNMAFSVQDRVQQKGLNYAIIDEVDSILIDEARTPLIISGPTEDNSDLYQRINQLIPHLTRQAKDPEAPSKFEEAEYVPGDYYVDEKSKQVLLSDEGHQKIEEWLIQEGLLSPQENLYDATNINLMHHVNAALRAHTLFQKNVDYIVKEDQIVIVDEFTGRTMPGRRWSEGLHQAIEAKEQVKVQNENQTLASITFQNLFRLYRKLSGMTGTADTEAYEFQTIYNLEVLVIPTHRPMIRKDLGDLVYLTAEEKYAAILQDIRECQQRQQPVLVGTTSIETSELLSKRLVKEKIPHQVLNAKFHEQEAHIIINAGRPGAVTIATNMAGRGTDIVLGGNLEAELHAQADTLTPEVEQQLRAEWKERHELVLKSGGLHIIGTERHESRRIDNQLRGRSGRQGDPGSSRFYLSLEDSLMRIFASERVSTLMQKLGMESGEAIEHPWVSKAIENAQRKVEGRNFDIRKQLLEYDDVANDQRKVIYEQRNSLMEAESVLDTVLAIRADVLDNLIDQYIPPRSLEELWNVPELEQALIQHFAIELPIKEWLDKDPDLHEETLRQRIAEAIETIYEKKSQQVGNTVLRHFEKVVMLQVLDTRWKEHLAAMDYLRQGIHLRGYAQKNPKQEYKREAFELFSRMLEDYKREVVQILSKVQVRTDEEVAAVEEQRRQEALSSGFQFRHADFSGLGEGQKEPAAARPDAGAVAQQPFVRDMPKVGRNDLCPCGSGKKYKHCHGKLT, encoded by the coding sequence ATGATCACAAAACTTTTCACCAAATTATTTGGCAGTCGCAATGATCGCCAAGTGAAACGACTTTTTAAAATTGTTGAACAAATCAACCAATTAGAACCCTCTTTACAACAATTAAGCGACCACGATTTGCAAGAAAAAACAGTGGAATTTCGCACGCGCTTGTCACAAGGTTTGCCTTTGGACGATTTGTTGCCTGAAGCCTTTGCGGTGGTACGCGAGGCTTCCAAACGGGTGCTGAATATGCGCCATTTTGACGTACAATTGATTGGCGGCATGGTGTTACACGAAGGCAAAATCGCCGAAATGCGCACGGGCGAAGGAAAAACGCTGGTGGCTACCCTGCCCGCTTATCTTAACGCTTTGACCGGTAAAGGTGTACATGTCATCACCGTCAACGATTACTTAGCGCGCCGCGATGCCGAATGGATGGGCAGAGTTTACCAGTTTCTCGGCTTAACCACGGGTGTTGTGGTGCCGGGCATGGAGCCTGAACAAAAACGCCAAGCCTATTGTGCTGATATTACCTATGGCACGAATAACGAATTCGGTTTTGATTATCTGCGCGATAATATGGCTTTTAGCGTTCAAGATCGCGTACAGCAAAAAGGGCTTAATTACGCCATTATTGACGAAGTCGATTCTATCTTAATTGACGAAGCGCGTACGCCGTTAATTATCTCTGGGCCGACTGAGGATAATTCAGATTTATATCAACGTATTAATCAACTGATTCCTCATTTAACACGCCAAGCCAAAGACCCCGAAGCTCCCAGCAAATTTGAAGAAGCCGAATATGTGCCGGGGGATTATTATGTGGATGAGAAAAGCAAGCAAGTTTTACTCAGTGATGAAGGGCATCAGAAAATTGAAGAATGGTTGATTCAAGAAGGCTTATTAAGTCCCCAAGAAAACTTATATGATGCCACCAATATCAACTTAATGCACCATGTGAATGCGGCGTTGCGGGCGCATACTTTATTCCAAAAAAACGTTGATTACATCGTCAAAGAGGATCAAATTGTCATTGTGGACGAGTTCACCGGACGCACCATGCCCGGACGACGTTGGTCAGAAGGGCTACATCAGGCCATTGAAGCCAAAGAACAGGTGAAAGTGCAAAATGAGAATCAAACCTTAGCCTCGATCACGTTCCAAAACTTATTCCGTCTTTATCGTAAACTGTCAGGAATGACCGGTACGGCTGACACAGAAGCCTATGAATTTCAAACGATTTATAACTTAGAAGTGTTAGTGATTCCCACCCATCGACCAATGATTCGTAAAGATTTAGGTGATTTGGTGTATTTAACCGCAGAAGAGAAATATGCGGCGATTTTGCAAGATATTCGTGAATGCCAACAACGCCAACAACCTGTTTTAGTGGGAACAACATCGATTGAGACTTCAGAATTGTTGTCAAAACGCTTGGTTAAAGAAAAAATCCCGCACCAAGTGTTAAATGCTAAGTTTCACGAGCAAGAAGCGCATATTATCATCAACGCCGGGCGGCCGGGTGCAGTCACCATTGCCACCAACATGGCTGGGCGCGGGACGGATATTGTGTTGGGTGGGAATTTGGAAGCAGAACTACACGCCCAAGCCGATACGCTGACTCCAGAAGTGGAACAACAACTGCGTGCTGAATGGAAAGAACGCCATGAATTGGTTTTAAAATCAGGTGGTTTACACATTATCGGTACAGAACGTCACGAATCCCGACGGATTGATAACCAGTTGCGTGGTCGTTCGGGTCGTCAGGGCGATCCGGGGTCGAGTCGCTTTTATTTGTCTTTGGAAGACAGTTTGATGCGTATTTTTGCCTCAGAGCGGGTTTCTACGCTGATGCAGAAATTAGGCATGGAATCAGGCGAGGCTATTGAACATCCTTGGGTGTCTAAAGCCATTGAAAATGCACAGCGTAAAGTGGAAGGGCGTAATTTTGATATTCGTAAGCAATTATTAGAATATGATGATGTCGCTAATGATCAACGTAAAGTGATCTATGAACAACGCAATAGTTTAATGGAAGCTGAATCAGTATTAGATACTGTTTTAGCGATTCGTGCTGATGTATTGGATAATCTAATTGATCAATATATTCCGCCGCGCAGTTTGGAAGAATTGTGGAATGTACCAGAGTTAGAACAAGCGTTAATTCAACATTTCGCCATTGAATTGCCCATTAAAGAATGGTTGGATAAAGACCCTGATTTACACGAAGAAACTTTGCGCCAACGCATTGCTGAAGCCATCGAAACGATTTATGAGAAAAAATCGCAACAAGTCGGCAACACTGTTTTACGCCATTTTGAAAAAGTGGTGATGTTGCAAGTGTTAGATACGCGCTGGAAAGAACATTTAGCGGCGATGGATTACTTACGTCAAGGGATACATTTACGCGGTTATGCGCAAAAAAATCCCAAACAAGAGTATAAACGCGAGGCTTTTGAGTTATTTTCGCGGATGTTGGAGGATTATAAGCGCGAAGTGGTGCAAATTCTTTCAAAAGTCCAAGTTCGGACGGATGAAGAAGTGGCCGCAGTGGAAGAACAACGCCGTCAAGAAGCCTTATCATCGGGTTTCCAATTCCGTCATGCTGATTTTTCGGGATTAGGCGAAGGACAAAAAGAACCCGCCGCGGCACGCCCAGACGCAGGTGCAGTCGCACAACAACCTTTTGTGCGTGACATGCCCAAAGTGGGACGCAACGATTTATGTCCGTGTGGTTCTGGTAAGAAATACAAACATTGTCATGGAAAATTAACCTAA
- a CDS encoding histone deacetylase family protein — translation MSSIAYLYHPDCMHHDMGVGHPECPARFSAIEDQLIASKLFDFIRHYEAPAATREQLARVHDKKYIEHVLSFEHKPSTYLDPDTLITPQTPKAALHAAGALVMATDLVMKKQAKAAFCNVRPPGHHALHDQAMGFCFFNNVAVGAAHAIHHYGLRRVAIVDIDVHHGNGTEDIFRNEPRVLFCSSFEHPFYPFCGADTVSDHIINVPLAANTGSEKFREAMLNHCIPALHKFEPQMIFISAGFDAHRDDDMSHVSLSERDYAWITQELLLIADKFGEGRVVSTLEGGYELHSLGRSVATHIKVLMRMY, via the coding sequence ATGAGTAGCATTGCTTATCTTTACCATCCAGATTGTATGCACCATGATATGGGGGTAGGACATCCTGAATGCCCCGCACGTTTTAGTGCGATTGAAGACCAGTTAATTGCCTCGAAACTGTTTGATTTTATTCGACATTACGAAGCCCCCGCAGCCACACGCGAACAATTGGCCAGAGTGCATGATAAAAAATACATTGAACATGTTTTGTCTTTTGAACATAAACCCAGCACTTACCTCGATCCCGACACCCTGATTACGCCACAAACGCCTAAAGCCGCATTACATGCTGCGGGAGCGTTGGTGATGGCGACCGATTTGGTGATGAAAAAGCAAGCGAAAGCGGCATTTTGTAACGTGCGTCCGCCGGGACATCATGCGTTACACGATCAGGCGATGGGGTTTTGCTTTTTTAACAATGTTGCGGTGGGTGCGGCTCATGCGATCCACCATTACGGATTACGTCGGGTGGCGATTGTGGACATTGACGTACATCATGGCAATGGGACAGAAGATATTTTTCGCAATGAGCCGCGTGTCTTATTTTGTTCATCCTTTGAACATCCGTTTTACCCTTTTTGTGGCGCGGATACAGTCAGCGATCACATTATCAATGTTCCCTTAGCCGCAAATACAGGAAGTGAAAAATTCCGCGAAGCCATGCTGAATCATTGTATTCCTGCGTTGCATAAATTTGAACCACAAATGATCTTTATTTCGGCGGGATTCGACGCGCACCGAGATGATGACATGTCTCACGTGAGTTTAAGTGAGCGCGATTATGCGTGGATTACGCAAGAGTTATTATTAATTGCGGACAAATTTGGCGAAGGGCGTGTGGTTTCGACATTGGAAGGGGGTTATGAATTGCACTCACTGGGACGCAGCGTTGCCACGCACATTAAGGTGTTGATGCGGATGTATTAG